The following proteins come from a genomic window of Lycium ferocissimum isolate CSIRO_LF1 chromosome 4, AGI_CSIRO_Lferr_CH_V1, whole genome shotgun sequence:
- the LOC132051734 gene encoding polyadenylate-binding protein-interacting protein 11-like isoform X1 yields the protein MAVVENAAINVVGSSNPGRIVQKDVAVVVDHQSMTMKQNGVINQNFHVNQLQQEPQKGSLQVNGINGNGLLGNDHSVIEHEHEKMNGGDLRNGDDEGFKKEMRDLQEIFSKLNPKAEEFVPPSLANNNNMLVPFPPGAVQFNNFVMQTDQGVANGNSNRRKKNGYGYGRRRINTRTGMAQREDVIRRTVYVSEIDHQVTEEQLAGLFLSCGQVVDCRICGDTNSVLRFAFVEFTDEEGARSALSLAGTMLGFYPVRVLPSKTAIAPVNPTFLPRSEDEREMCARTVYCTNIDKKVTQADVKLFFETFCGEVHRLRLLGDYHHSTRIAFVEFVMAECAIAALNCSGAILGSLPIRVSPSKTPVRPRSPRSGLL from the exons ATGGCTGTTGTTGAGAATGCTGCTATTAATGTTGTTGGCTCATCAAATCCAGGCAGAATTGTGCAGAAAgatgttgctgttgttgttgatcatcaGTCAATGACAATGAAACAGAATGGTGTTATTAATCAGAATTTCCATGTTAATCAGCTACAGCAAGAACCCCAGAAAGGTTCTTTACAAGTCAATGGAATCAATGGAAATGGATTATTGGGTAATGATCACAGTGTTattgagcatgagcatgagaaAATGAATGGTGGTGATTTAAGGAATGGTGATGATGAAGGGTTTAAGAAAGAGATGAGAGATTTGCAggaaatattttccaaattgAATCCCAAGGCTGAAGAGTTTGTCCCTCCTTCACTggctaacaacaacaacatgctagTCCCATTTCCACCTGGTGCTGTGCAGTTTAACAATTTTGTAATGCAGACTGACCAGGGAGTTGCCAATGGAAATTCCAACAGAAGG AAGAAAAATGGGTATGGTTATGGAAGGAGAAGGATAAATACCCGAACAGGCATGGCCCAAAGGGAAGATGTTATAAGGAGGACGGTTTATGTATCCGAGATTGATCATCAG GTGACTGAAGAGCAGCTCGCAGGACTCTTTCTTAGCTGTGGACAG GTTGTCGACTGTCGTATATGTGGTGACACCAATTCTGTCCTTCGTTTTGCCTTTGTTGAGTTTACAGATGAAG AAGGTGCAAGGAGCGCTCTGAGTCTTGCAGGAACTATGCTTGGGTTTTATCCCGTGAGAGTGCTTCCTTCTAAAACTGCAATTGCACCGGTTAATCCAACCTTTCTTCCAAGG TCTGAAGATGAAAGAGAGATGTGTGCTAGAACTGTGTACTGTACAAATATTGATAAGAAG GTTACTCAAGCAGATGTCAAGCTGTTCTTTGAGACCTTTTGTGGAGAG GTTCATCGCTTGAGGTTGCTTGGTGACTATCATCATTCGACTCGTATAGCTTTTGTTGAGTTTGTCATG GCGGAGTGTGCAATTGCAGCACTGAACTGCAGTGGTGCAATCTTGGGATCACTTCCCATAAG GGTAAGCCCATCGAAGACTCCTGTGCGTCCGCGTTCTCCTCGCTCAGGACTGCTCTGA
- the LOC132051734 gene encoding polyadenylate-binding protein-interacting protein 11-like isoform X2, with the protein MAVVENAAINVVGSSNPGRIVQKDVAVVVDHQSMTMKQNGVINQNFHVNQLQQEPQKGSLQVNGINGNGLLGNDHSVIEHEHEKMNGGDLRNGDDEGFKKEMRDLQEIFSKLNPKAEEFVPPSLANNNNMLVPFPPGAVQFNNFVMQTDQGVANGNSNRRKKNGYGYGRRRINTRTGMAQREDVIRRTVYVSEIDHQVTEEQLAGLFLSCGQVVDCRICGDTNSVLRFAFVEFTDEEGARSALSLAGTMLGFYPVRVLPSKTAIAPVNPTFLPRSEDEREMCARTVYCTNIDKKVTQADVKLFFETFCGEAECAIAALNCSGAILGSLPIRVSPSKTPVRPRSPRSGLL; encoded by the exons ATGGCTGTTGTTGAGAATGCTGCTATTAATGTTGTTGGCTCATCAAATCCAGGCAGAATTGTGCAGAAAgatgttgctgttgttgttgatcatcaGTCAATGACAATGAAACAGAATGGTGTTATTAATCAGAATTTCCATGTTAATCAGCTACAGCAAGAACCCCAGAAAGGTTCTTTACAAGTCAATGGAATCAATGGAAATGGATTATTGGGTAATGATCACAGTGTTattgagcatgagcatgagaaAATGAATGGTGGTGATTTAAGGAATGGTGATGATGAAGGGTTTAAGAAAGAGATGAGAGATTTGCAggaaatattttccaaattgAATCCCAAGGCTGAAGAGTTTGTCCCTCCTTCACTggctaacaacaacaacatgctagTCCCATTTCCACCTGGTGCTGTGCAGTTTAACAATTTTGTAATGCAGACTGACCAGGGAGTTGCCAATGGAAATTCCAACAGAAGG AAGAAAAATGGGTATGGTTATGGAAGGAGAAGGATAAATACCCGAACAGGCATGGCCCAAAGGGAAGATGTTATAAGGAGGACGGTTTATGTATCCGAGATTGATCATCAG GTGACTGAAGAGCAGCTCGCAGGACTCTTTCTTAGCTGTGGACAG GTTGTCGACTGTCGTATATGTGGTGACACCAATTCTGTCCTTCGTTTTGCCTTTGTTGAGTTTACAGATGAAG AAGGTGCAAGGAGCGCTCTGAGTCTTGCAGGAACTATGCTTGGGTTTTATCCCGTGAGAGTGCTTCCTTCTAAAACTGCAATTGCACCGGTTAATCCAACCTTTCTTCCAAGG TCTGAAGATGAAAGAGAGATGTGTGCTAGAACTGTGTACTGTACAAATATTGATAAGAAG GTTACTCAAGCAGATGTCAAGCTGTTCTTTGAGACCTTTTGTGGAGAG GCGGAGTGTGCAATTGCAGCACTGAACTGCAGTGGTGCAATCTTGGGATCACTTCCCATAAG GGTAAGCCCATCGAAGACTCCTGTGCGTCCGCGTTCTCCTCGCTCAGGACTGCTCTGA